The genomic stretch ACCATGGGGATGGTCTCACAGCGCCCCGGGCGGTCGGTCGCGCCGCACTCGGCCTCGAGCTCGAAGTGGCAGAACTCGCCCTCGCCGCACGGCTCCATGCCGCGCGAGCCACACGCGCGCCCTTCGCCCTCGCTGGTCTCCACGGCGGTGGTGCCCTCGCCCTCCCCGCGGTTGCAGCCCGAGAGCCCGAGCGCGAGCAGCAGCGCCACGAGCCCGAGGGCGGACGTGGTGGCAGCGTTGGTGGTTCCGAGAGAGGAAGTGAGCGCGAAGTTCATGGAGGAGAGCGTTCCCGGCAAAGAGAGGCGGCGCAAGCCGCGGTTGACAGCCTCGGCCCTGACGAGCAAGGAGCCCGAATGTTCACGAGCGTCGTGTTGCACCAGCAGGAGGAGCTCCGCATCACCCGCAGCGAGCGCGTGCTGGTGGTGGAGACGCTGGTCCCACACGCGTGTCTATCGTACGCGCCGCACCACGGTGGGGACACCGTGACGTCGGTGGTGGCCAACCACGCCGTGCAGTCTTCGGAGCTGACGCTCGAGGTAGACGCACTCGAGCTACTACGGGCGCGCCAGCTCGCCCACGTGGGCCGCGACGGGGTGGCCATGATGACCGCGTGCGCGCTGCAGCACGCGGTTGTGGCGGAGGCGCGCGAAGAAGACTCGCTCGGCCCCGTGCGCGCCGTGGCGGTGGCCACCACCGGGCTCTCCAACCTGCTGCGTGTGGGCGACGCACCCGGCGCGCTGGCGCCGGTAGACACCATCAACGTGATCGCCTGGCTCTCGCGGCCGCTCATGCTCGGCGCTCGGCTCGAGGCGCTGACCATCGCCACCGAGGGGCGCACCCTGGCGGTGCATGCGGCGGGGCTGCCATCGCGGCGCAGCGGCGGGCACGCCACTGGCACGGGCACCGACTGCATCGCGCTGCTCACACCGCTCTCGGTGGAGGGCGCGAGCGCAGGCAGCGCGTACGCGGGCAAGCACACGGCCGTGGGCGCCGTGCTCGGTCGGGCGGTGCACACCGCCGTCGCGGCCGGGGTGGCGTCGTGGGTCACGCGCTACGGCGACGACCTGCGGCGCGCGATGCTGCGGCACTTCGGAGAGGGCGGCTGATGGGCTTGTCGCACGCCACCGTCATGCTGGTGCTCGCGCTGGCCATCGACGGTGCATTCGGCGAGCTGCCCAACCGGCTGCACCCGGTGGCGTGGTTCGGCGCGCTCGCTGCGCGGCTGCGGGCCACGTTGCCGCTTACCCCACCTGCACCGGCGCTCTTGGGGGGCGTCGCGTTGGTGGCTGCGGGCATGGCCTGCGTGGGCGTGCTGTTGGTCACGGACACCCTGCTGCGCGAGCGGGTGCCCTTGCTGACCGACCTGGCTGCGCTCTTCTGGTTGCAGGCCAGCTTCGCCGCGCGCGCCCTGCTCACCGCGGGCGCGCTCGTCGAACAGGCCCTCGTGGCGGGCGACCTTTCGCTGGCTCGCGCGCGGCTCGGGGCGCTCTGCAGCCGTGAGTCGGCCGCGCTGAGCGAGAGTGAGCTGTCGGGCGCGGCGGCCTCGTCGCTCGCCGAGAACCTCTCCGACAGCGTGGTGGCGCCGCTGTTCTACTACGCGCTCTTCGGCCTGGGCGGCGCGCTGGTGTTCCGCGTGGTCAACACGCTCGACGCGATGGTGGGCTATCGCGGGCGCTACGAGTGGCTGGGCAAGCCCGCGGCGAGGCTCGACGACCTGTTGGGCATCGTTCCGGCGCGCCTCTCCGTGGGGCTGCTCGCGCTCGCCGCCTTGGCGCTGCGCGCGCCCGTGGGCCGAGGCCTGCGCGTGGCCCTGCGCGACGCAGGCAACACCCCGAGCCCCAACGGCGGCTTCCCCATGGCCATGCTCGCGGGCGTGCTCGGCGTGCGGCTCGAGAAGGCAGACACCTACGTGCTCGGTGCCGAGGGCGAACCCGCCACCACCGCCACGCTCACGGCGGCGCGCCGGTTGGTGAGCCTCGCGGCCCTCTTCGCTGGCCTTGCTGCGTTGCTGCTCACGCTCCTCGGCAGCCCCGCGCGCGGCGTTTGGGAGCCACTCGGGTGGCCATGGTGAACGTGCTCGGGCACCACGGGGACACCAGCGCGGCCCAGCTGCGTGCTCTCGGCGTCGACCCGGCGCGCGTGCTCGACCTCTCGGTCAACGTCAGCCCGTTCGGCCCCAGCCCGCGCGTGCTGGCCGCCATTCGGGAAGCCGATGTGGTGGCCTACCCCGACCGCGGCGCCACGGCCGCGCGCGAGGCGCTCGGGGCCAGCCTGGATGTGGAGCCTGGCAGTCTGATGCTCGGCAACGGTGCGGCCGAGCTCATCTGGGCGGCCGTGCGTGGGCTCTCGCGCCCCGGTGACACACTGCTGGTCGCCGGACCCACCTTCTCCGAGGCCGAGGCCGCCGCCCGCGCGCACGGGCTCTCGGTGGTGGAGGTGCGTGCCTGCGCCGAAGACGCGTTCGCCCCTCCCGCTGCTGCGCTCGCACGCACCCTCACGCAGCTGCGCCCCGCCCTCGCGTACCTCTGCCATCCGAACAACCCCACGGGGCAGGCCCTCCCGGCAGGCGAGCTGCACGCGCTGATCGCCGGCCACCCGGGCACCATGTTCCTGGTCGACCACGCGTTCCTCTCGCTGTCCGAGCGGCACCTCGATGCCGGCGCGCCGCTGCCGCCCAACGCGCTCGCGCTGCGCTCGCTCACCAAGGACCATGCGCTCGCGGGCCTGCGGTTGGCCTACGCGCTCGGAGCCCCCGCCACCCTCGCGCACGTCGCCGCCCAGCAGCCGCCGTGGACCGTCTCGTCGCTGGCCCTCGCGGCGGCATGCGCGGCCGCCACCGAAGAAGCCTACATCGCGGACGTGCGCGCACGCTGGCTGGCGCAGCGCCGTGAGCTCGAGCAGCTCCTCGCGCAGCAAGGCATCCCGCACGTTCCCTCGCTCACGGTGTTCGGCCTCGTCCACGTGGGCGACGCCGAGCGCACGCGCACCCGCCTGCTCCACGATGCGAGCATCCTCGTGCGCAGCGCGGCATCCTTCGGGCTGCCCGAGTACATCCGCGTGCGGGCCAGCGACCAGAACGCACGCTTCGTAGACGCGTTGCGCGCGCTCTCGCCCAATTGAAAAAGGGCACGCAAGCGTGCCCTCTCCCGTGTTGCGAGCCTGAGGCTCAGTCTTCGCTGACAGCCGCCATCAGCTCGTCGGCGTCGTTGTCCACACCCATGTCGTCCGGCGAGTCCTCGACCGCGATCTCGAGCTTGCGGTACGCCGAGAGGCCCGTGCCGGCCGGCACCAGGCGACCCATGATGACGTTCTCCTTGAGACCGTACAGCTCGTCGACCTTGCCGCCGATGGCCGCCTCGGTGAGCACCTTGGTCGTCTCCTGGAAAGAAGACGCCGAGATGAACGAGTCGGTGGAGAGCGACGCCTTGGTGATGCCGAGCAGCAGCGGCTCCGCGACGGCCGGCTGGCCACCGCGCGCGATGACGCGCTCGTTCTCCTTGCCGAACACCGACTTCTCGACGGTCTCGTCCGGCAGGAAGGTGGTGTCACCCGTCTCCTTGATGCGCACGCGGCGCAGCATCTGACGAACGATCACCTCGATGTGCTTGTCGTTGATGGTCACACCCTGCAGGCGATAGACCTGCTGGATCTCGTTGACCAACCACGCGGCCAGTTCCTTCTCGCCCTTGACCTGAAGGATGTCGTGCGGGTTCGCAGCGCCGTCCATCAGAGGCTCACCCGCGCGCACGCGGTCGCCGTCCTTGACCTGAAGGTGCTTGCCCTTCGCGATCAAGTACTCCTTCGGCTCGCCCACTTCCGGAACAATCACGACCTTGCGCTTGCCCTTGGTGTCCTTGCCGAAGTGCACCACACCGTCGATGTCCGAGATGATGGCGCCGTCCTTGGGCTTGCGGGCCTCGAAGAGCTCGGCCACGCGGGGCAGACCGCCCGTGATGTCCTTGGTCTTCGTGGTCTCGCGCGGAATCTTGGCGATGATCTCACCCGCCTCGACGTTCTGTCCGTCGGCCGGGATGATGTTCGCGCCGACCGGCAGGTAGTAGCGCGCCACGTTCTCACCGGAGCCGGTGCGCAGCGTGTCGCCCTCGGTGCCCTTCACCGAGATACGCGGACGCGCGCTCGGGTCGCGGGACTCGATGACCAGGCGGCGGGACAGACCCGTCACCTCGTCGAGCTTCTCTTCCATGGTCACGCCCTCGACCACGTCGCCGTACTTCACGACGCCCGAGACCTCGGTGACGATGGGGATGGCCCACGGGTCCCACTCCGCCAGCGTGGTGAGCTTCTTGACCGTGTCGCCGTCCGCCACCTTCAAGAAGGCGCCGTAGCTCAGGTTGTAGCTCTCACGCTCGCGACCGGACTCGTCCACGATCTTGAGGACGCCGTGACGGTTCATGATGACGGTGTTGCCGTCCTTCTTCTTGACCGTCTTGGTGTTCTCGAGGCGGATGATGCCGTCGACGCGGCTGACGATGCTGCTCTGCTCGACCTTACCGCGCGCAGCCGCACCACCGATGTGGAACGTGCGCATGGTGAGCTGCGTGCCGGGCTCGCCGATGGACTGGGCCGCGATGACACCGACGGCCTCGCCGATGTTCACCTCGTAGCCACGCGCGAGGTCTCGCCCGTAGCAAGCGGCGCAGACACCGCGACGCGTCTGGCAGGTGAGCACGGAGCGGATGAGGACCCGCTCGATGCCCGCCGACTCGATCACGTTGACGAGGTTCTCGTCGATCTCGCGGTTGGCCTCCACCAGCAC from Sandaracinaceae bacterium encodes the following:
- a CDS encoding adenosylcobinamide amidohydrolase; this translates as MFTSVVLHQQEELRITRSERVLVVETLVPHACLSYAPHHGGDTVTSVVANHAVQSSELTLEVDALELLRARQLAHVGRDGVAMMTACALQHAVVAEAREEDSLGPVRAVAVATTGLSNLLRVGDAPGALAPVDTINVIAWLSRPLMLGARLEALTIATEGRTLAVHAAGLPSRRSGGHATGTGTDCIALLTPLSVEGASAGSAYAGKHTAVGAVLGRAVHTAVAAGVASWVTRYGDDLRRAMLRHFGEGG
- the cobD gene encoding cobalamin biosynthesis protein CobD, with translation MLVLALAIDGAFGELPNRLHPVAWFGALAARLRATLPLTPPAPALLGGVALVAAGMACVGVLLVTDTLLRERVPLLTDLAALFWLQASFAARALLTAGALVEQALVAGDLSLARARLGALCSRESAALSESELSGAAASSLAENLSDSVVAPLFYYALFGLGGALVFRVVNTLDAMVGYRGRYEWLGKPAARLDDLLGIVPARLSVGLLALAALALRAPVGRGLRVALRDAGNTPSPNGGFPMAMLAGVLGVRLEKADTYVLGAEGEPATTATLTAARRLVSLAALFAGLAALLLTLLGSPARGVWEPLGWPW
- a CDS encoding histidinol-phosphate aminotransferase family protein gives rise to the protein MVNVLGHHGDTSAAQLRALGVDPARVLDLSVNVSPFGPSPRVLAAIREADVVAYPDRGATAAREALGASLDVEPGSLMLGNGAAELIWAAVRGLSRPGDTLLVAGPTFSEAEAAARAHGLSVVEVRACAEDAFAPPAAALARTLTQLRPALAYLCHPNNPTGQALPAGELHALIAGHPGTMFLVDHAFLSLSERHLDAGAPLPPNALALRSLTKDHALAGLRLAYALGAPATLAHVAAQQPPWTVSSLALAAACAAATEEAYIADVRARWLAQRRELEQLLAQQGIPHVPSLTVFGLVHVGDAERTRTRLLHDASILVRSAASFGLPEYIRVRASDQNARFVDALRALSPN